The following proteins come from a genomic window of Mucinivorans hirudinis:
- a CDS encoding Aspartate aminotransferase has protein sequence MFNEIIDRSGTSCEKFDSLERIFGTDDVIPLWVADMDFASADVIVEVLKRRVEHRVFGYTYRSQAYNDAIKGWVARRAGWQIKDEWLAFSPGVVVGVTFAMLSCTSEGDGILIQQPVYHPFAMVIKANNRQVINNELLNTEQGYRIDFEDFEEKLKHSKAFILCNPHNPTGRCFSQAELKRMGDLCVKYGVRIISDEIHSDFVYKPYKHIHIASISREIADNTITFIAPSKSFNLAGLSTAVAISSSEKILKEYNQELHKIHLDSGNIFGIEALMAAYNDGDEWMDSMKEYLCGNIDYVIDFLRKNLPEVKCHRPEATYLMWLDFSAWRMTQAELNEFIVKKAGLGTTSGVIFGDGGRGFQRMNVGSPRAVIEKAMNQLERARNEKANQ, from the coding sequence ATGTTTAACGAAATTATTGACCGTAGCGGAACAAGTTGCGAAAAGTTTGACAGCCTTGAGCGCATTTTCGGCACTGATGATGTGATACCCCTATGGGTTGCAGATATGGATTTTGCTTCGGCAGATGTTATAGTTGAGGTACTTAAACGCAGAGTCGAGCACCGCGTTTTCGGCTACACCTACCGCTCACAGGCATATAACGATGCCATTAAGGGTTGGGTCGCAAGGCGTGCCGGATGGCAAATCAAGGACGAATGGTTGGCATTCTCACCCGGCGTGGTGGTGGGGGTGACATTCGCAATGCTCTCCTGCACAAGTGAGGGCGATGGCATACTGATTCAACAACCTGTCTATCACCCCTTTGCAATGGTGATTAAGGCTAATAATCGCCAAGTAATAAATAACGAGTTACTAAACACAGAGCAAGGTTATAGAATTGATTTCGAGGATTTTGAAGAAAAATTAAAGCACTCCAAAGCCTTCATTCTCTGCAATCCGCACAACCCAACGGGCAGATGTTTTTCGCAGGCAGAGCTAAAACGAATGGGGGATTTGTGCGTAAAATACGGCGTTAGGATTATTTCGGACGAGATACATTCTGATTTTGTCTATAAGCCTTATAAACATATACATATAGCATCAATTTCGCGGGAAATAGCCGACAATACGATAACTTTTATTGCCCCGAGCAAGAGTTTCAACTTGGCGGGACTCTCGACAGCCGTTGCTATCTCTTCGTCGGAAAAAATTCTGAAAGAGTATAATCAGGAGTTACACAAAATTCATTTGGATAGCGGAAATATTTTTGGTATAGAGGCACTTATGGCGGCATATAACGATGGGGATGAGTGGATGGATTCGATGAAAGAGTACTTGTGTGGTAATATCGACTACGTGATTGATTTCCTACGTAAAAATCTCCCTGAGGTTAAGTGCCACCGTCCAGAAGCCACATATCTGATGTGGTTGGATTTTTCGGCGTGGAGAATGACACAAGCCGAGCTTAATGAATTTATTGTCAAGAAAGCGGGGTTGGGAACTACGAGCGGTGTGATTTTCGGCGATGGCGGCAGGGGCTTTCAGCGGATGAATGTAGGCTCGCCAAGAGCGGTTATAGAGAAGGCTATGAACCAATTAGAGAGAGCAAGAAATGAAAAAGCAAATCAGTAG
- a CDS encoding rRNA small subunit methyltransferase I encodes MKLYVIPTPVGNLEDITLRAARLLGEVDYIVAEDTRTSGVLLKHLNVNKPMGSFHKFNEHGTVDAVVARMSAGQTVALISDAGTPSISDPGYLLVRRAVDAGITVECLPGATAFVPALVVSGLPSDKFVFEGFLPVKKGRQTLLAKLCTQERTMIFYESPHRLVKTLQQFAEFFGAERECSVSREISKKFEQTIRGTLTEVAEYFSNNDPRGEIVVVVKGLKE; translated from the coding sequence ATGAAACTCTATGTCATACCAACGCCTGTGGGCAATCTGGAGGATATAACTCTGAGGGCGGCGCGACTGCTGGGCGAGGTGGATTATATCGTTGCCGAAGATACGCGCACAAGCGGAGTGCTGCTCAAGCACCTAAATGTGAACAAACCGATGGGTTCATTCCACAAGTTCAACGAACACGGAACGGTGGATGCAGTTGTGGCGCGGATGTCGGCGGGGCAGACCGTTGCGTTGATTTCGGATGCCGGAACACCCTCCATTTCCGACCCCGGCTACCTGCTCGTTCGCCGTGCCGTTGATGCCGGCATCACCGTTGAGTGCCTACCCGGAGCCACAGCTTTTGTTCCGGCATTGGTTGTGAGCGGATTACCCTCGGATAAGTTTGTTTTCGAGGGGTTCTTACCCGTGAAAAAGGGGCGGCAAACGCTGCTTGCCAAACTCTGTACACAGGAGCGGACAATGATTTTCTATGAGTCGCCCCACCGCTTGGTGAAAACTTTGCAGCAATTCGCCGAGTTTTTCGGTGCTGAGCGGGAGTGTTCAGTGAGCCGCGAAATCAGTAAGAAATTTGAACAAACCATTCGCGGCACACTCACCGAAGTTGCGGAATATTTTTCAAATAATGACCCTCGCGGGGAGATTGTGGTGGTGGTTAAAGGGTTGAAAGAATGA
- a CDS encoding Hydrogenase-4 component F, whose amino-acid sequence MLIIIVILAAICCTTTLLAKSKKGISLPAAIFFATLVCCSLAAAFGEASTELWFFNFDKLGITYLVLTAMIGVLTVVQSAIYLDEENIRQLRIYYCSLVALAIALIGVFLSNNITVTWIFLEATTLAAAALTYHRRSVRSLEATWKYIFISSVGIAIAYLGILMLGASLAKNGEMNLSYDSLKTAVAGGNSLYLKLSFIFILAGYTAKMELFPLFTVGVDANHAAPAPAAAFISSAMVAGGFVAIYRVYGVMSGNGEVFGWVRSVLLIAGVLSLLVAAVYMGRTQNYKRLFAYSTVENSGLTILGLGIGGIGVWAALLHSLAHTVIKSVVFLQLSDIGKRYGTYKIGKIGDYFAVNRFGSLVLMLGFIGLVAMPPSLLFRSEYMMLTELIQGSRWWLIFPIALFLIAIVYWLCAKVLPIFTKPIDRTRLIENPPQGKVVTWVLLAMMLALFFFGFVSTEWLTEFIGQLVIA is encoded by the coding sequence ATGCTCATCATAATAGTAATACTTGCAGCAATATGCTGCACTACTACACTGCTTGCCAAAAGTAAAAAAGGCATTTCGTTGCCGGCTGCCATCTTCTTTGCAACTTTGGTATGCTGTTCCCTTGCTGCTGCCTTTGGCGAGGCGAGCACCGAACTTTGGTTCTTTAATTTCGATAAACTGGGAATCACATATCTTGTGCTTACCGCTATGATTGGAGTGCTTACAGTCGTTCAATCAGCCATTTACCTAGACGAGGAGAACATCCGCCAACTAAGAATATACTACTGTTCGCTCGTTGCTCTTGCAATAGCATTGATAGGTGTTTTTTTGAGCAATAACATCACTGTCACCTGGATTTTCTTAGAGGCTACCACCTTGGCAGCAGCGGCACTCACCTACCACCGCCGCTCGGTACGCTCCCTCGAAGCTACTTGGAAGTATATCTTTATCAGCTCAGTAGGCATAGCCATCGCCTACCTCGGGATATTGATGCTCGGCGCATCACTAGCAAAGAATGGGGAGATGAATCTCTCTTACGACTCCCTGAAAACCGCAGTTGCCGGAGGCAATTCGCTATACCTTAAACTTTCATTTATCTTTATATTAGCCGGTTACACAGCAAAGATGGAACTTTTTCCGCTCTTTACCGTGGGGGTGGATGCTAACCACGCCGCGCCGGCACCCGCCGCCGCATTCATCTCCTCGGCAATGGTGGCAGGCGGCTTTGTGGCTATCTATCGCGTCTACGGGGTGATGAGCGGTAATGGCGAGGTTTTCGGATGGGTACGTAGCGTGCTTTTAATTGCCGGTGTGTTGTCGCTGTTGGTGGCGGCTGTCTATATGGGGCGCACTCAGAACTATAAGAGACTATTTGCATACTCAACAGTAGAAAATAGCGGGCTGACGATTCTTGGGCTCGGAATTGGCGGCATCGGGGTGTGGGCAGCACTACTCCACTCTCTAGCGCATACGGTGATTAAATCCGTTGTATTCCTTCAACTTAGCGACATAGGCAAACGCTACGGAACGTACAAAATCGGCAAAATAGGTGACTACTTCGCTGTGAACCGTTTTGGCTCATTAGTGTTGATGCTGGGATTCATAGGGCTGGTTGCAATGCCGCCTTCGCTGCTATTCCGCTCAGAATATATGATGCTTACGGAGCTAATTCAGGGAAGTAGATGGTGGCTTATATTTCCAATAGCACTCTTTCTAATTGCGATTGTTTATTGGCTGTGTGCCAAAGTTTTACCTATTTTTACAAAACCCATTGACAGAACACGGCTCATAGAAAATCCGCCACAGGGCAAAGTGGTGACTTGGGTGCTGCTGGCGATGATGCTCGCCCTCTTCTTCTTCGGATTTGTCAGCACAGAGTGGCTGACGGAATTTATTGGGCAGTTGGTGATTGCGTGA
- a CDS encoding 5-Enolpyruvylshikimate-3-phosphate synthase, protein MKKQISRAEVGGTVTAPTSKSYAQRAIAASLLAGGTTTLNHVALCNDTEAALAVAEILGAKIRNNGTTYTIEGGFAPVHDTINVGESGLAARLFAPIASLGSEQITIKGKGSILSRPMVGIAPTLEKLGVEVATNDDHLPIRVRGKLRGGYVEVDGSLSSQFITGLLMALPVVSGNSVLRVNNLQSIPYIDMTLEMLGKFGIEIDNEEYKIFRIEGKQKYVPTVYDVEGDWSGASCLLVAGAIAGKVTVKNLNPQSRQADRKIMEALAAAGAVIDIRGNDVTISKPEHLRAFEFDATHCPDLFPALVALASACRGESSIVGTNRLTHKESDRATTLAVEFGKMGIAVDISGEDVMLVRGGSAVRGDVEVDSHNDHRIAMATAVAALILPVTITIQRAEAVGKSYPQFWDDLDLLTIKNSTEMKNRSSLEVITSIMDSWQQGGTVTQIEKDIVLEKLRELYCEVLGMGKMVEKVEMIEEEEVGIIEEKEVEIEEKIEKEEEGEEIEDVAMGVIEEEQEDEEQEEDEEQEEDEEQEEEEGQEEEEGQEEDEEQEEDEEQEEDEEQEELEELFGQMIPATQKAQYIRELFLNEEQFFFREAAKLGNMPDLDAALIYISETYRWKPDNKAALDFIELLAQKLS, encoded by the coding sequence ATGAAAAAGCAAATCAGTAGAGCAGAGGTCGGCGGCACGGTTACCGCCCCCACCTCCAAGAGTTACGCACAGCGCGCCATAGCCGCCTCACTGCTCGCCGGAGGGACAACAACACTCAACCACGTGGCGCTCTGCAACGACACCGAAGCGGCTCTTGCAGTAGCGGAGATACTCGGCGCAAAGATTCGCAACAATGGCACGACTTACACCATTGAGGGCGGTTTTGCCCCCGTGCACGACACTATTAATGTTGGAGAGTCGGGACTCGCAGCCCGCCTCTTCGCGCCGATTGCTTCGCTCGGCAGCGAGCAGATTACCATCAAGGGTAAGGGGTCGATTCTCTCGCGCCCGATGGTGGGCATCGCCCCCACGCTCGAGAAGTTGGGGGTGGAGGTAGCAACCAACGATGACCATCTCCCGATTCGGGTGCGGGGAAAGTTGCGCGGGGGATATGTGGAGGTGGACGGCTCGCTAAGCTCACAGTTTATCACCGGGCTGCTGATGGCTCTGCCCGTGGTATCGGGTAATAGTGTGTTGAGGGTCAATAATCTGCAAAGCATTCCATATATAGATATGACCCTGGAAATGCTCGGAAAATTCGGCATAGAGATTGATAACGAGGAGTACAAAATTTTCAGAATAGAGGGGAAACAGAAATATGTACCGACAGTTTATGATGTGGAGGGTGATTGGAGCGGGGCTTCGTGCCTGCTGGTTGCGGGGGCAATAGCGGGCAAGGTTACTGTCAAAAACCTCAACCCCCAATCTCGGCAGGCTGACCGCAAAATTATGGAGGCACTTGCGGCGGCAGGGGCTGTAATTGATATTCGGGGTAACGATGTTACAATATCTAAACCCGAGCATTTGCGCGCCTTCGAGTTTGATGCCACGCACTGTCCCGACCTCTTTCCGGCATTGGTGGCACTGGCTTCCGCCTGCCGGGGCGAGAGTAGCATTGTGGGCACTAATCGCCTCACCCACAAGGAGAGCGACCGCGCAACGACTCTGGCAGTTGAGTTTGGCAAGATGGGTATTGCGGTGGATATTTCGGGCGAAGATGTGATGTTGGTCAGAGGCGGTTCTGCTGTTAGGGGAGATGTGGAGGTGGACAGCCACAACGACCACCGCATTGCGATGGCTACGGCTGTGGCGGCACTGATACTCCCTGTTACAATTACAATCCAACGGGCAGAGGCTGTAGGAAAGTCCTACCCGCAATTTTGGGACGATTTGGATTTATTGACAATTAAAAATAGTACGGAGATGAAAAACCGGAGTAGTTTGGAGGTAATAACTTCGATAATGGACAGTTGGCAACAGGGTGGCACGGTAACGCAAATCGAAAAGGATATTGTGCTCGAAAAGCTGCGCGAGCTCTATTGTGAGGTGTTGGGGATGGGGAAAATGGTTGAGAAGGTGGAGATGATTGAAGAGGAGGAAGTGGGGATTATTGAGGAGAAAGAGGTGGAAATAGAGGAGAAGATTGAAAAGGAGGAGGAAGGAGAAGAGATTGAAGATGTTGCTATGGGGGTGATTGAAGAGGAGCAAGAGGACGAGGAACAAGAAGAGGACGAGGAACAAGAAGAGGACGAGGAACAAGAAGAGGAGGAAGGGCAAGAAGAGGAGGAAGGGCAAGAAGAGGACGAGGAACAAGAAGAGGACGAGGAGCAAGAAGAGGACGAGGAGCAAGAAGAGCTTGAAGAACTTTTCGGACAGATGATTCCTGCCACTCAAAAGGCTCAATATATCCGCGAACTATTTTTGAACGAAGAGCAATTTTTCTTCCGCGAAGCTGCCAAGCTCGGCAATATGCCCGATTTGGACGCAGCACTTATATATATAAGTGAGACCTACCGTTGGAAGCCCGATAATAAAGCGGCACTTGATTTCATAGAGTTGCTGGCGCAAAAGCTATCTTAA